From Pedobacter sp. MC2016-14:
ACCATTGTCTGGCGCTTTAAATAAAATAGCAGAAAGGTCAATGTTTTTCAATTTCCAGTCCGCAGGATCAATATTGCGCACTTTTAAAGCGTCTGATTGGCCAACCATTTCTTCAATGGTCTTAAAGCCCAGCTCTGCCATAATTTCACGCAGCTCTTCGGCAAGGAACCTGAATAGATTTACCACATGGTCCGGATCACCTGTAAACAGTTTCCTCAAATCAGGATCTTGTGTAGCCACACCTACAGGACAAGTATTCAAATGGCATTTTCTCATCATGATACAGCCTGCAGTTACCAGCGCTGCTGTAGCCACACCCCATTCCTCTGCACCTAATAAGGCAGCAATTGCAATGTCTCTACCTGTTTTCAGCTGACCATCACCTTGTAAAACTACCCTGCTGCGCAGGCGATTTTTTACCAGTGTTTGATGTGCTTCTGCCAGTCCAAGTTCCCATGGCAAACCGGCATGTTGTACAGAAGTTAAAGGCGAAGCACCAGTACCCCCATCAAAACCAGATACCAAAATCACATCCGCATGTGCTTTAGCTACCCCTGCAGCAATGGTACCTACACCAGCTTTAGAAACCAGTTTTACGTTAATACGAGCTTCTCTGTTTGCATTTTTCAAATCAAAAATCAGCTGAGCCAAATCCTCAATAGAATAAATATCATGATGTGGTGGCGGAGAGATCAAACCAACACCTGGCGTAGCATGGCGGGTTTTAGCAATCCAATCGTCCACTTTATGACCCGGCAGCTGACCACCTTCTCCAGGCTTAGCGCCTTGTGCCATTTTAATCTGCAATTCATCAGCATTGGTCAGGTAGTTACTGGTTACACCAAAACGTGCCGAAGCAATTTGTTTAATGGCAGAACGCATAGAATCTCCGTTCTCCATCAATTCATACCTCAGTTCATCTTCACCACCTTCTCCAGTGTTGCTCTTACCACCAATGCGGTTCATGGCAATGGCAAGTGTAGAGTGAGCTTCATGAGATATGGAACCGAAAGACATCGCACCTGTAGCAAAACGCTTCAGGATAGATTCAGTAGATTCTACCTCCTGCAAAGAAACAGGTGTACGGTTATAAGAGAATTCAAACAAACCACGGATGGTAAATGCTTGTTTTCCCTGGTCGTTTACCAGTTTAGTATATTGTTTAAAGATGTTGTAATCATTTTTACGGGTTGCATTTTGCAACAAGTGTATGGTCTGAGGATTGAACAAATGCTGTTCTCCTTTTCTTCTCCATTTGTAGTTACCACCAGTAGGCAAAATTGCATCAGGTCTGGTATGTTTACCAAAAACACGACCATGTTTAATCAAGGCCTCACGCGCAATTTCGTCAAGTCCTAATCCACCAATTCTAGATACAGCACCAGTAAAGTAGTTGTCTACTACATTTTTATGGATACCTAAAATCTCGAAAATCTGGGCACCATGGTAAGATTGTAAAGTTGAAATTCCCATTTTAGAGAAAATCTTCAATAAACCACTGTTTACGGCATAAATATAGTTTTGAATTAATTTCTCTGGTTTAAGCTGACTTTCATTTTCAAAACCAGTAATGGTTTCTAAAGCCAGATAAGGGTTAACTGCGGTAGCACCAAAACCAATCAGGGTAGCAAAATGATGCACTTCCCAAACGTCTCCGGCTTCAACCACAATTCCTACCGCACCCCTATGCCCTTTACGGATCAAATGATGGTGTACAGCAGATACCGCTAAAAGTGAAGGAATGGCAGCATGTTCTGAATCCAGTGCACGGTCAGAAAGTACAATTACCTGGAAACCATCTTCCACCGCATCCACTGCATAACGGCACAAACGCTCAAGACCTTTAGCCAGTGAGCCTGGTTTACCATTTGCCCTAAAATAAGTTTGCAAGGTTTTAGACTGGAATACGCCAGTATCAATACTACGTACCTTCTCCAGCTCAAGATTGGTCAATATCGGGTGTTTAATGCCCACACAATGACATTGCATGGCACTTTCTTCTAAAAGATTGCCATTGTTACCCATAAATCCGGCAAGACTCATTACCACTTTCTCGCGGATCGGGTCAATTGGTGGGTTGGTAACCTGGGCAAAAAGCTGTTTGAAATAAGAAGATAAATGCTGAGGTTTTTGCGACAAAATAGCCAGTGGAATATCAGTACCCATAGAGCCTATCGCCTCTTTGCCTTCCAGCGCCATTGGTTTCAACACCAAATCAATATCTTCCCTGCTGTAACCAAATACCTGGTGGTATTTAAAAATAGATTCTTCAGAAAGACCTGTAAATACTACCCTTGGGTCAGACAGTTCTTCTAAACGGATCTGGTATTGGTTAATCCAGTCGCCATACGGACGGCTGCTGCATACTTTATTTTTAATTTCATCATCACTAATGATTCTTCCTTCTTCCATGTCTACAACAAACATCTTTCCGGAAGTTAACCTGCCTTTTTCAATCACTTCGCTTTGATCCAGTGCCAAAACACCAGATTCCGAAGCCATGATTACGCGGTCATCTTGAGTAATGGCATAACGTGCCGGTCTAAGACCATTTCTATCCAATGTACCACCAATCAGGTTCCCATCGGTAAAAGCAATAGCTGCAGGACCATCCCATGGCTCCATCAAAGTAGCGTGGAATTTATAGAATGCCTGTTTCAGCTCGCTCATGTCTTCGTTACCATCCCAAGCTTCCGGAATCAGCATCATCATTACATGAGGAAGAGACCTGCCAGAATGCATCAACAGCTCCACAACGTTATCCAGACAGCCCGAGTCAGATTGTGTTTCATCAATAAAAGGAAGCAACATATTCAGCTCCTCGGTAGTAAAATAGCTGGAAGCAAAAGACCTTACACTGGCACGGAACCAGTTCAGGTTACCCTGAAGGGTATTGATCTCACCGTTGTGTGCAATATAGCGGAAAGGCTGGGCCAATCTCCATGAAGGAAAAGTATTGGTCGCAAAACGCGAGTGTACCAATCCAAAAGCAGACACCACACGTTTGTCGCCAAGTTCGGCAAAATACGTACGCACCTGCATAGAGGTCAGCTGACCTTTATATACGATAGTCCTTGAAGAGAAAGAAGCGATATAAAAATCAGACTTAATGCCCTTCACGGTATTGTTAATAGTTTTAGTCAGGTAGTTTTTGAATACATATAACTTACGTTCAAAATCTGCTCCTGCTTTGATGTCATAAGGACGGGCAATAAAAAGTTGCTCCATCTCTGGTTCTACAGAAAGCGCCATATCGCCGATACCATCAGTATCGGTCCACACTCTTCTAAAACCCAGTACTTCCAGGTTAAGTTTTTCTGCAGCCCGGTAAATAATCTCCCGGCACTCTTCCCTCGCCTTTACGTCTTTAGGTAAAAACAGCATTCCCACGCCATAATTACCAGATTCATTTAAGCTGAATCCAATTTTAAGACATTCGTCATATAAAAATTCGTGAGGTATCTGTATCATAATACCAGCACCGTCGCCTGTGTTAATTTCCGCTCCGACTGCTCCGCGATGATCAAGATTTTCTAGAATGGTTATGGCGTCCGAAATGATTTGCTGCGACTTTCTGCCCTTGATGTGGGCAACAAAACCGATGCCGCATGCATCATGTTCAAACCGCTGGTCATATAACCCCTGGTTATCTTGTAATTGTTCCATAATTTAGTTTGATATTTGAATCACTAAGATAAGTAAAAAAAGTATAGCATTGTAATATTCGCATATTTTTTA
This genomic window contains:
- the gltB gene encoding glutamate synthase large subunit, whose translation is MEQLQDNQGLYDQRFEHDACGIGFVAHIKGRKSQQIISDAITILENLDHRGAVGAEINTGDGAGIMIQIPHEFLYDECLKIGFSLNESGNYGVGMLFLPKDVKAREECREIIYRAAEKLNLEVLGFRRVWTDTDGIGDMALSVEPEMEQLFIARPYDIKAGADFERKLYVFKNYLTKTINNTVKGIKSDFYIASFSSRTIVYKGQLTSMQVRTYFAELGDKRVVSAFGLVHSRFATNTFPSWRLAQPFRYIAHNGEINTLQGNLNWFRASVRSFASSYFTTEELNMLLPFIDETQSDSGCLDNVVELLMHSGRSLPHVMMMLIPEAWDGNEDMSELKQAFYKFHATLMEPWDGPAAIAFTDGNLIGGTLDRNGLRPARYAITQDDRVIMASESGVLALDQSEVIEKGRLTSGKMFVVDMEEGRIISDDEIKNKVCSSRPYGDWINQYQIRLEELSDPRVVFTGLSEESIFKYHQVFGYSREDIDLVLKPMALEGKEAIGSMGTDIPLAILSQKPQHLSSYFKQLFAQVTNPPIDPIREKVVMSLAGFMGNNGNLLEESAMQCHCVGIKHPILTNLELEKVRSIDTGVFQSKTLQTYFRANGKPGSLAKGLERLCRYAVDAVEDGFQVIVLSDRALDSEHAAIPSLLAVSAVHHHLIRKGHRGAVGIVVEAGDVWEVHHFATLIGFGATAVNPYLALETITGFENESQLKPEKLIQNYIYAVNSGLLKIFSKMGISTLQSYHGAQIFEILGIHKNVVDNYFTGAVSRIGGLGLDEIAREALIKHGRVFGKHTRPDAILPTGGNYKWRRKGEQHLFNPQTIHLLQNATRKNDYNIFKQYTKLVNDQGKQAFTIRGLFEFSYNRTPVSLQEVESTESILKRFATGAMSFGSISHEAHSTLAIAMNRIGGKSNTGEGGEDELRYELMENGDSMRSAIKQIASARFGVTSNYLTNADELQIKMAQGAKPGEGGQLPGHKVDDWIAKTRHATPGVGLISPPPHHDIYSIEDLAQLIFDLKNANREARINVKLVSKAGVGTIAAGVAKAHADVILVSGFDGGTGASPLTSVQHAGLPWELGLAEAHQTLVKNRLRSRVVLQGDGQLKTGRDIAIAALLGAEEWGVATAALVTAGCIMMRKCHLNTCPVGVATQDPDLRKLFTGDPDHVVNLFRFLAEELREIMAELGFKTIEEMVGQSDALKVRNIDPADWKLKNIDLSAILFKAPDNGLSLYNTEKQDHGLDHVLDHQLIAAAQPALLNKEPVFAAFEVINTDRSIGTMLSNEVSKIYKGAGLPPDTVNFKFHGSAGQSFGAFAARGISLELEGEGNDYVGKGLSGARLSVYPFKEVKYVPEQHIIIGNVALYGATSGELFARGLAGERFAVRNSGATAVVEGLGDHGCEYMTGGEVLVLGNTGSNFAAGMSGGVAWVYDANGDFPNKCNKEMVDLDPLDEQDELRINALLKKHIQLTGSKLAEFILSDWATQSAHFVKVFPKEYKAVLLKRTDKVKTS